AATGACTCCTAAGAGAAGACGCAAAATCGaaaagtcaataaaaaaaaaaaaattagattaggaatgacaaaattttgaaaaatccaatttttaaaaaacttggTTATGCTAATATCGGTTCGGCTATAAACGACTGCACATCCTTACAAATAAGTTTAACAATTTCAGCATTTGGTAAGAAGGGTGAGAATCGAGAGCGATGTACTTATTTTGCCGCAGGATATCGAtggataaatatttaataaatttagttTTATTTAGTAAATACACATCATTTAGAAATTTAGAGCTCTTAAAAttgcatatattttataaattattatccaTATAGATatttattgaaataaatattGCGCGACATACGACACGTATGTTAGATACTTGGTTTCTAAAATTAGTAACAGGGATACTTTCAAATTGCTAATGTAAGATGAGACGTGTGCATGCATATAGGAAACAGAACCAAATTTGTGAGTCAAATAGTGTACGTAGAGTCAGTCAGAAACTTAGAATTTGTACAAGAAACTAATATCccaggtaaaaaaaaaaaatcatttttggaAGCAATTCGCTCCATGCTAATTTTGGACATTATATAGCATCTAACTCGTCCTTTTGGAAGCTCCCTTTGACAGAGAATTCATTTCATgcataattttcttttttatgtaTTACCTAGTACTTGAATAAAAATGAGATACATGGATTCAATTCCTTATCAACACTTTCTGAACGAACCTTTCACACAACACTTGTCTAATTTACTATACCCAGTTCACATAATTTGCATGTTAATACATTCAGTTCTATATTTATCCAATCCGCACCTACGAGTAGCGCTTTGGGTTCCccgattaaaaaaaacaaaacaaaaaaaacagaTATAGGtacctttcaacatataaagaTCGGCTGAAATTTTTGAAGGAAGTTTAGGTCGTAGCATTATTACGCATGGGAAACTTCATCTAGTGTAAATTGACCACCATTTAATTACATATCAATATACGCAAAAGTCTTGTAATTAAAGTGCACTGGAATGAAGATGGATGATACAACGTCTCCATCTTTAGTCCAACAATCGCATTTATTTAGAACTGCTGAAAATCGAGTAGCATCAATTACTAAGGCTACCGCAAAAGGAAGGAGATTAAGAGAGGCACGAGTATGCCAAAGCTTTCTCCTCGCTCAGCTCCTGAGCAGTCAAATCCAGtttctttcttgaaaattcatcGATGGAAAGTCCTGAAACAGGGTCAACTCATTTAGCAGCCGAAACTAAAATAAGGTGTCTTGAGTACCCCGACTTTAATGTCGTTTCAGAGTCTCACCTTGAACGATACTCCATTCACCATTTTTGCAAGTAACTGGGAATGAATAGATGAGCCCTGCTGGGACGTTATAGGAGACATCAGAGTATACACCCATAGACACCCAAGTACCCTGGAATCGTGCAATAATGATCAAAAGAAAAAGGTACAGAacccaattaaacattcatccATCATTATTAGCAACATTAAACTAAGTGGAGACCTCAAAATAAATGGCCAAGACAAAAGGTTCACCTCTGGAGTCCCAAGGACCCAATCACGAATGTGGTCACAAGCAGAACTAGCAGCAGAAAGCGCACTAGAAAACTTTCTGGCTTTTATTATTGCAGCGCCACGTTGCTGAACAGATGTAATGAAACCCGTGTTCAACCTAACAAATAGAAATTTAAGTAAAATCCCAGAGATAAGAACAAAGAAAAATTACAAAGGTTATTGTGTGTAATGGCTTCAAATTTTCAATGTCTAGTCAAACTTATATACCATTCATCATCAGCAACAAGCGTGCGGACGGCTTTCTCTCCAGCCGGTGTCTTGACAGATGCATGGTTGACATCGGGATACTGTGTCGAGGAGTGATTTCCCCAGATAATGACATTTTTAACATCGGACACTTGAACATTCAATCTCTCGGAAACCTGCCCGAGAGCCCGGTTGTGGTCTAATCTAGTCAAGCAAGTAATGTTCTTCTCCGGGATGGATGGCGCAAATTCCTTTAGAATCAATGCATTGGTATTGGCAGGATTGGCAACAACCAAAACCTGGAATGATAGCCACAAATACTTAGGCTATGTTTGGTAGCCATGATAAGGGATGATTAATAATCATTCCCTTATCTCGCGTTTGGTTCGTTTTTTATTAATCTACAGGCCCTtgattatgattgaaagctCACACTATTCATGTTATTTGTGTGATTAAATATCCCTCTTCAAAAGATgtgataattaatattttttgaataGTAATCATgaaaaaattgtatattgacCATAATACCCTTGAATTGTTTTCTTCaatataatatgaaaattaaaattagtgaaaatttaataattaatataatatttaaatttttattatatttttattattttcaatcattttaaagaaaataaattataatgcaaatctatcttaaattaaatttttataaatttgtaatcttgttaattaatttttttatgaaaataattattttttcaattctaatttattttttttaatgatttaaattaattttaataaatgtaaattataattataaatatttaattatctatcaaattattttaaaaatatttataattattttaagaaaaaacaataatattgtaattattactaaaactttatttaacattaacattcaaaatattattgttgttttaattattaaagtaaatgcatatttacaaatttatttctaataaatatatttaaattaattttaataaatgtaaattataattataaatatttaattatctatccaattattttaagaatatatatttaattagtatttgggacattttggtcattacaataaaatttacaaaattaatccatcattttaaaatcataccaaacaccatattatttatcccaccatactattaatccatatatctcattttataatcactctaattattaatcatttagttATCCTATCA
This window of the Primulina tabacum isolate GXHZ01 chromosome 4, ASM2559414v2, whole genome shotgun sequence genome carries:
- the LOC142542183 gene encoding malate dehydrogenase-like — protein: MAKDPVRVLVTGAAGQIGYALVPMIARGVMLGPDQPVILHMLDIPPAAEALNGVKMELVDAAFPLLKGVVATTDVVEACTGVNVAVMVGGFPRKEGMERKDVMSKNVSIYKAQASALEKHAATNCKVLVVANPANTNALILKEFAPSIPEKNITCLTRLDHNRALGQVSERLNVQVSDVKNVIIWGNHSSTQYPDVNHASVKTPAGEKAVRTLVADDEWLNTGFITSVQQRGAAIIKARKFSSALSAASSACDHIRDWVLGTPEGTWVSMGVYSDVSYNVPAGLIYSFPVTCKNGEWSIVQGLSIDEFSRKKLDLTAQELSEEKALAYSCLS